Proteins from a single region of Companilactobacillus farciminis KCTC 3681 = DSM 20184:
- the lysA gene encoding diaminopimelate decarboxylase — translation MIIDDLKSENGHLMIGGVDSVELAKKYGTPLYVFDISQVRSQIRKFKSAFEKNNLKYQISYASKAFAVKAIYQVMKQEDVHIDVVSGGELYTALSAGFPSEKISFHGNNKSYDELLMAVKEHVGVIMLDNFHEIDLLSQILKQEKATTKVMLRLTPGISAHTHKYDQTGQTDSKFGFDVESGQADKAMKSVLDDENMELTGIHAHIGSQIFGTQGFVMLAKKMMEIAKKFQAEFNYWPKVINLGGGFGISYNEDDDPITADEFIGQIADELKKTNNEVPEIWIEPGRSIVGPAGYTLYTVGSRKDIPNLTSYLSVDGGMGDNIRPALYQAKYEAVIANKMDQPNEQTVHIAGKYCESGDILIDQQQLPKTKPGDILAMLDTGAYGYSMAMNYNRNPRPAVVFVEDGQDKLVVKRETYQDLTSLDLDY, via the coding sequence ATGATAATAGATGATTTAAAGAGTGAAAATGGCCATTTGATGATTGGTGGCGTTGATAGTGTCGAGTTAGCAAAAAAATATGGAACTCCGCTTTATGTTTTTGATATTTCTCAAGTCCGTAGCCAAATAAGAAAATTTAAATCCGCGTTTGAAAAGAATAATTTAAAATATCAAATTAGTTATGCTAGTAAGGCTTTTGCTGTTAAAGCTATCTACCAAGTAATGAAACAAGAAGATGTTCATATCGACGTTGTTTCTGGTGGTGAATTGTATACCGCATTAAGTGCTGGCTTTCCAAGTGAAAAAATTAGTTTCCATGGCAACAACAAGTCTTACGATGAATTGTTGATGGCAGTCAAAGAACATGTCGGTGTGATCATGTTGGATAATTTCCACGAAATCGACTTGTTATCACAGATTTTAAAACAAGAAAAAGCTACGACTAAAGTAATGTTGCGTTTGACACCAGGAATTTCCGCACACACGCATAAATATGATCAAACCGGTCAAACTGATAGCAAATTTGGTTTCGATGTTGAATCTGGTCAAGCAGATAAGGCTATGAAATCAGTTTTGGATGATGAGAATATGGAACTTACTGGTATCCACGCTCACATTGGTTCTCAAATCTTTGGAACACAAGGTTTCGTCATGTTAGCTAAGAAGATGATGGAAATTGCCAAGAAATTCCAAGCTGAATTTAATTATTGGCCTAAAGTTATCAATCTTGGCGGTGGCTTTGGAATTAGCTATAACGAAGATGATGATCCAATCACTGCTGACGAATTCATTGGACAAATTGCTGATGAATTGAAGAAAACAAACAACGAAGTTCCAGAAATTTGGATCGAACCTGGTCGTTCAATCGTTGGACCTGCAGGTTATACACTTTATACCGTTGGTTCAAGAAAAGATATTCCTAATCTAACTTCTTATTTATCAGTTGACGGTGGCATGGGCGACAATATCAGACCAGCCTTGTATCAAGCTAAATATGAAGCTGTTATCGCTAATAAGATGGATCAACCAAATGAACAAACGGTTCACATAGCTGGAAAGTATTGTGAATCAGGTGATATCTTGATTGATCAACAACAATTGCCAAAAACAAAGCCGGGCGATATCTTGGCAATGTTAGATACAGGTGCTTACGGATATTCGATGGCAATGAATTACAATCGCAATCCTAGACCTGCAGTAGTTTTCGTTGAAGATGGTCAAGATAAGTTAGTCGTTAAAAGAGAAACTTATCAAGATTTAACTAGTTTAGATTTGGATTATTAA
- the dapD gene encoding 2,3,4,5-tetrahydropyridine-2,6-dicarboxylate N-acetyltransferase gives MKKMSAEEIINYIGNSKKITPVKVYVQGDVSNVNFPSDVKVFKSNDLAILIGDYKAIEPILKDNDFTDIYVETAAQNSAVPMLDIKHINARIEPGAIIRDQVSIGENAVIMMGAVINIGAEIGDKSMIDMGAVLGGRAIVGKNSHIGANAVLAGVVEPASAQPVRIGDNVIVGANAVVLEGVQVGDNAVVGAGAIVTKDVAENEVVAGVPAKVLKVKDQKTTDKTKIESTLRKL, from the coding sequence ATGAAAAAAATGAGTGCAGAAGAAATTATTAATTATATAGGAAACTCTAAGAAAATTACCCCTGTTAAAGTTTATGTTCAAGGGGATGTTTCAAATGTGAATTTTCCTTCAGATGTCAAAGTTTTTAAGAGTAATGATTTAGCAATTTTAATCGGAGACTACAAAGCAATTGAACCAATTTTAAAAGATAATGATTTTACTGATATTTATGTTGAAACAGCCGCTCAAAATTCAGCCGTACCAATGCTAGATATCAAACACATCAATGCTCGAATCGAACCCGGCGCTATCATTCGTGATCAAGTTTCAATCGGTGAAAATGCCGTGATCATGATGGGCGCAGTTATTAATATCGGTGCAGAAATTGGCGACAAGAGCATGATCGATATGGGAGCTGTCCTTGGCGGTCGTGCCATTGTCGGTAAGAATTCTCACATCGGTGCTAATGCTGTTTTGGCTGGTGTCGTTGAACCTGCTTCTGCTCAACCAGTAAGAATTGGTGATAACGTTATTGTCGGCGCTAATGCAGTCGTTCTAGAAGGTGTTCAAGTTGGTGACAATGCGGTCGTCGGTGCTGGTGCTATCGTAACTAAAGATGTTGCTGAAAATGAAGTTGTAGCCGGAGTTCCTGCTAAAGTTCTCAAAGTTAAAGATCAAAAAACAACTGATAAAACTAAAATTGAGAGTACTTTAAGGAAGTTATAA
- a CDS encoding N-acetyldiaminopimelate deacetylase, whose amino-acid sequence MALTEEQLIQIRRHLHTIPELSMQEVKTHAYLLEVIKQFDKTNLEIKELPELPTALLVLVKGSNPKRNLGYRCDMDALPVTEENGLDYASKNPGVMHACGHDIHMTVGLGILNYFSEHQPLDNLVFFFQPAEEADSGGKVAYDLGAFTGDFHVDEFYGLHDNAQLKTGVIGCRNGTLFAGTTEVNVTIKGKSGHAAYPHLANDAVVIAANFIQQVQTVISRSIDPVKCGVITFGKMEAGVIRNVIAGSARLEGTIRGLTQDMIEFIRQRIREIAEGLEKSFNCEISVEYNQGGYYPVENNPALTKRFINYMKNNSQIDFEETEPKMTGEDFGYLINKIPGTMFWLGVDSKGALHSADFLPHEAAIKKGIDAMVGFLNYRMDLEED is encoded by the coding sequence ATGGCTTTGACAGAGGAGCAATTAATTCAAATAAGAAGACATTTGCATACTATTCCCGAGCTATCGATGCAAGAAGTGAAAACACATGCCTATCTTCTCGAAGTGATAAAGCAATTTGACAAGACTAATTTGGAAATTAAAGAGCTACCAGAACTACCAACTGCTCTGTTGGTGTTAGTCAAAGGATCAAATCCTAAGCGCAATCTTGGTTATCGTTGCGATATGGACGCTTTGCCAGTAACTGAAGAAAATGGTTTGGACTATGCTTCAAAAAATCCAGGCGTGATGCATGCTTGTGGTCACGACATTCATATGACAGTTGGATTAGGAATCTTAAATTATTTCAGTGAGCATCAACCACTTGATAATTTGGTTTTCTTTTTTCAACCAGCTGAAGAAGCCGATAGTGGCGGCAAGGTTGCTTATGATTTAGGAGCATTTACTGGAGATTTTCACGTTGATGAATTTTATGGTCTTCATGACAATGCCCAACTAAAAACTGGTGTGATAGGTTGTCGCAATGGTACTTTATTTGCTGGAACGACTGAAGTAAACGTCACTATCAAAGGTAAGAGTGGTCATGCTGCTTATCCGCACTTGGCTAATGATGCTGTTGTAATTGCAGCCAATTTTATCCAACAAGTGCAAACAGTGATTTCTCGGAGTATCGACCCAGTAAAATGTGGCGTGATTACTTTTGGCAAGATGGAAGCTGGCGTGATTCGTAACGTTATCGCCGGTTCAGCTCGTTTAGAAGGTACGATCAGAGGTTTGACTCAAGACATGATTGAGTTTATCCGTCAACGTATCAGAGAAATTGCTGAAGGTTTAGAGAAGTCGTTTAATTGTGAAATTTCAGTGGAATACAATCAAGGTGGATATTATCCAGTCGAAAATAATCCTGCTTTGACGAAACGTTTTATTAATTATATGAAGAATAATTCTCAAATTGATTTTGAAGAAACTGAGCCCAAAATGACTGGTGAAGATTTTGGCTACTTGATCAACAAGATTCCTGGAACAATGTTTTGGCTCGGTGTCGATAGTAAAGGTGCACTTCATTCAGCGGATTTCTTGCCACATGAAGCTGCAATCAAAAAGGGGATTGATGCGATGGTCGGTTTCTTAAATTATCGTATGGATTTGGAGGAAGATTAG
- the dapA gene encoding 4-hydroxy-tetrahydrodipicolinate synthase — protein MFENVDLMTAIITPFDDNEKIDFSALKKLTEHLLATGSKGFVVGGTTGETPTLTEDEKLELYQKFVEIVDGRVPIIAGAGSNNTAQTIDFIKKISQIKGIDMALVVVPYYNKPNQRGMKAHFETIAKNSPLPIMIYNIPGRTGVLMEKETVVELAKNPNIQGVKQCNTMEDLEYIVEHAPKDFNVYSGEDAQALFAKVVGANGVVSVASHLYGTEMSEMYQALEEGNYQIAGKIQRQLTPKMAALFMYPSPSPVKAALNHVGYQVGGCRLPILALNEAEQTKLFKILDL, from the coding sequence ATGTTTGAAAATGTTGATTTAATGACAGCGATAATTACGCCGTTTGATGATAATGAAAAGATTGATTTTTCAGCCTTGAAAAAATTGACTGAACATCTACTAGCTACAGGCAGTAAAGGCTTTGTCGTTGGTGGCACGACTGGTGAAACGCCAACTTTGACTGAAGATGAAAAGTTGGAGCTTTATCAAAAGTTTGTTGAAATTGTTGACGGTCGTGTTCCTATCATTGCTGGTGCCGGTAGTAACAATACTGCTCAGACGATTGATTTTATTAAGAAAATCAGTCAGATCAAGGGAATCGATATGGCCTTAGTTGTAGTGCCTTACTATAACAAACCTAATCAACGTGGGATGAAAGCTCACTTTGAAACGATTGCCAAGAATTCGCCTTTGCCAATTATGATCTATAACATTCCTGGTCGAACCGGTGTTTTGATGGAAAAAGAAACTGTTGTTGAATTGGCCAAGAATCCTAACATTCAAGGTGTAAAGCAATGCAATACGATGGAAGACTTAGAATATATCGTTGAACATGCACCAAAGGATTTTAACGTTTATAGTGGTGAGGACGCTCAAGCACTCTTTGCTAAAGTTGTCGGTGCTAATGGTGTTGTGTCAGTTGCTTCACATCTTTATGGAACAGAAATGAGCGAGATGTATCAAGCTTTGGAAGAAGGCAACTATCAAATTGCTGGCAAGATCCAACGTCAATTGACACCTAAGATGGCTGCCTTGTTCATGTATCCTTCACCTTCACCGGTTAAGGCAGCTTTGAATCACGTTGGTTATCAAGTTGGTGGCTGTCGTTTGCCAATCTTAGCTTTGAATGAAGCAGAACAAACTAAGTTATTTAAAATTTTAGATCTTTAG
- the dapB gene encoding 4-hydroxy-tetrahydrodipicolinate reductase: protein MIKVIISGFSGSMGQKAVKMVEDSDNLQLVAGFNPIETDLNPESYGLDKNVKIFNKLTDIETDADIWIDFSIPSAVFDNTKFAIEHNIRPVIGTSGMSEEQTAELKKLADQKHLGGIIASNFGLSAVLMMKFAQVAAKYFEESEIVEKHHEDKIDAPSGTALNTARLIYEARGHDQVQHSSEDPLQTRGGDYHGTKIHALRLPGFVADEEVIFGGVGETLTISQSTTDRQSFMTGVKLAINEVVKLDHLVIGLEQII, encoded by the coding sequence ATGATAAAAGTTATTATTTCCGGCTTTTCTGGCTCGATGGGTCAAAAGGCTGTCAAAATGGTCGAAGATTCTGATAATTTACAATTAGTTGCTGGGTTCAACCCCATTGAGACCGATTTAAATCCTGAGAGTTATGGCCTTGATAAAAATGTGAAAATTTTTAATAAACTGACTGATATTGAAACGGATGCCGATATTTGGATCGACTTTTCCATTCCGAGTGCCGTTTTTGATAACACGAAATTTGCTATTGAACACAATATACGTCCAGTCATTGGAACTAGTGGAATGAGTGAAGAACAAACTGCTGAATTAAAGAAGTTAGCTGATCAAAAGCATCTTGGTGGTATTATTGCTTCTAACTTTGGATTATCAGCTGTCTTGATGATGAAATTTGCTCAAGTGGCAGCCAAGTATTTTGAAGAGTCAGAAATCGTTGAAAAGCATCATGAAGATAAAATCGATGCACCTTCAGGAACCGCTTTAAATACTGCTAGATTAATCTATGAAGCAAGAGGTCATGACCAAGTTCAACACAGTAGTGAGGATCCATTGCAGACCCGTGGTGGCGATTATCACGGGACTAAGATTCATGCCTTACGTTTGCCAGGCTTTGTTGCCGATGAAGAAGTTATCTTCGGTGGGGTTGGCGAAACTTTGACTATCTCGCAAAGTACGACTGACCGTCAATCATTTATGACTGGTGTAAAGTTAGCTATCAATGAAGTGGTGAAATTGGATCACTTAGTAATCGGTCTCGAACAAATTATTTAG
- a CDS encoding aminotransferase class I/II-fold pyridoxal phosphate-dependent enzyme, which translates to MPELDSSVKNVVNETIAPMGRSMIREFAEKFAKIPGLVKLTLGEPNFNVPEHVKAAAIESIKENESHYSDQKGFLSLREAISGYLDKQFDLQYDPETEVVVTIGATEAIFDTFAAIINPGDKVIIPTPTFALYIPIVKILGGIPIQVDTTADGFQLTGKHLAKVIEEEGEDKVKALMLNFPGNPTGFVYSKDQLQELVDVVKDKNMYVVSDEIYAELTYSHKHFSMAKLLPGKTILINGLSKSHAMTGYRIGYIAGPKDFVEQANKMHAFTVTAPSNPAQFAAEEALKNGIDDPIAMKKIYQERRDYLVDQLNDMGYETILPEGAFYTFSKIPEKFGLSSIEFADKLATEGLVGVTPGVAFGKGGEGHFRISYAASMEDIQEAMKRLRKFTESL; encoded by the coding sequence ATGCCAGAATTAGATTCATCAGTAAAAAATGTAGTAAACGAAACGATTGCCCCAATGGGTAGATCAATGATCAGAGAATTTGCTGAAAAATTTGCAAAGATTCCTGGTCTAGTTAAATTAACTCTTGGCGAACCAAACTTTAATGTACCCGAACACGTTAAAGCAGCTGCCATTGAGAGTATCAAGGAAAACGAATCTCATTATTCAGACCAAAAAGGTTTCTTGAGTCTTAGAGAAGCTATTTCAGGTTACTTGGATAAACAATTCGATCTTCAATACGATCCTGAAACAGAAGTTGTCGTAACTATTGGTGCTACAGAAGCAATCTTTGATACTTTTGCCGCCATTATTAACCCCGGTGATAAGGTGATTATTCCTACACCAACTTTTGCTCTATACATTCCGATTGTTAAGATCCTTGGTGGAATCCCAATTCAAGTTGATACAACTGCTGACGGTTTCCAATTGACTGGAAAACATTTGGCTAAAGTTATTGAAGAAGAAGGCGAAGATAAGGTTAAAGCCTTGATGCTAAACTTCCCAGGTAACCCAACTGGCTTTGTTTACTCAAAAGATCAATTGCAAGAACTCGTTGATGTGGTAAAAGACAAGAACATGTACGTTGTTTCCGATGAAATTTATGCTGAATTGACATACAGTCACAAGCATTTCTCAATGGCAAAACTTTTGCCAGGTAAAACAATTTTGATCAACGGTCTATCTAAGTCACATGCTATGACCGGTTACCGTATCGGTTACATTGCTGGACCAAAAGATTTTGTTGAACAAGCTAACAAGATGCATGCCTTTACCGTTACAGCTCCTTCTAACCCAGCTCAATTTGCTGCTGAAGAAGCTTTGAAGAATGGTATCGATGATCCAATCGCAATGAAGAAGATTTACCAAGAACGTCGTGATTACTTAGTTGATCAACTAAACGATATGGGTTATGAAACAATCTTGCCAGAAGGTGCTTTCTACACATTCTCCAAGATTCCTGAAAAATTCGGCTTGAGTTCAATTGAATTTGCCGATAAATTGGCCACTGAAGGTCTCGTTGGTGTAACACCAGGTGTTGCCTTTGGTAAAGGTGGCGAAGGTCATTTTAGAATTTCTTACGCCGCTTCAATGGAAGATATTCAAGAAGCTATGAAACGCTTGAGAAAGTTCACAGAGAGTTTATAA
- a CDS encoding aspartate-semialdehyde dehydrogenase → MSDEYTVAILGATGAVGTRLIQQLEQSTIPVSKVKLLASSRSAGKVLQFKGQDVTVEEAKPESFDGVDLVLASAGGAVSKKFLPEAVKRGAVCVDNTSAFRMEEDVPLVVPEVNEAALYNHHGIIANPNCSTIQMMVALEPIRKAFGLKQIIVSTYQAASGAGQSALNELYSEAQDYLDGKDMKADIFPTKGDKEHYPLAFNLLPQIDVLEDNLYSHEEWKMIHETKKIMLGDMNSPKIKVTATCVRVPVPISHGESIYIEVEDKSATTEQIQQLIKDAPGAVLQDDPKHQVYPQPINAVNSRDTFVGRIRPDLENDGAFNMWVVSDNLLKGAAWNTVQIAERLVADDLVRVK, encoded by the coding sequence ATGAGTGATGAATATACAGTAGCAATTTTGGGTGCCACAGGTGCCGTTGGAACGCGTTTAATTCAACAATTAGAACAATCAACTATTCCTGTTTCAAAAGTAAAGTTATTAGCATCAAGTCGTTCAGCAGGAAAGGTTTTACAATTTAAGGGCCAAGATGTGACCGTTGAAGAAGCCAAACCCGAATCATTCGATGGTGTCGATTTAGTTTTGGCATCAGCTGGTGGAGCAGTTTCCAAGAAATTTTTACCAGAAGCTGTCAAACGTGGCGCTGTTTGTGTTGATAATACTAGTGCTTTTAGAATGGAAGAAGATGTTCCATTGGTCGTTCCAGAAGTGAACGAAGCTGCACTTTATAATCATCACGGCATTATCGCCAATCCTAACTGTTCAACTATCCAAATGATGGTTGCACTAGAACCAATCAGAAAAGCTTTTGGTTTGAAGCAAATTATTGTTTCAACTTATCAAGCTGCCAGTGGTGCTGGTCAAAGTGCTCTAAACGAGTTGTATTCTGAAGCACAAGATTACTTAGATGGTAAAGACATGAAAGCCGACATTTTTCCAACGAAGGGCGATAAGGAGCATTATCCTTTAGCTTTCAACCTCTTACCACAAATCGATGTTTTGGAAGATAATCTTTATTCTCATGAAGAATGGAAGATGATCCATGAAACTAAGAAGATCATGTTAGGCGATATGAATTCACCTAAGATCAAAGTCACAGCAACTTGTGTCAGAGTGCCAGTGCCAATTAGCCATGGTGAATCAATTTATATTGAAGTTGAGGATAAGTCAGCTACAACTGAACAAATTCAACAATTGATCAAGGATGCCCCAGGAGCTGTCTTGCAAGATGATCCAAAGCATCAAGTTTATCCACAGCCTATCAATGCTGTAAATAGTCGTGATACTTTTGTTGGTCGTATTCGTCCAGATTTGGAAAATGATGGAGCTTTCAATATGTGGGTCGTTTCTGACAACTTATTGAAGGGTGCCGCTTGGAATACAGTTCAAATTGCTGAAAGACTAGTTGCCGACGATTTGGTTCGTGTAAAGTAA